The region CTTCTTCCTGCCCATGTCTTTGCCACTGCTTCTGCTTTAGTCATGTAGATGGCTGCCCACCAGGCAGGTATGTACACACACGTTGGCAGGATTTCCACAGGACAAACAACCCTGCTCAGTAGCAAGCAGGGCCTATGAACCTTTGCAAGGAGAACTGGAGGAGCATGACACAGCAGGTGCCTCTTACTTTACCTGAAGCATaaccagaaaagcagcacaaagtaTTGCCTGTATGTGAAGGAGGGACTGAGAGCTGAGGTGGTGGTGTAACACTTTGTCAGCCTTCCCACTTTGGGCATGGTTGGAGAAACAAAAAGATCACTGATCTGTACCTTTCTAATCACAGCCTGCACAGCAGCTGAGAGGGGTTTTGAGAGGATTTGCAGCACATCTGTTTGAGAGCCACTGCCTTTCAGGACACAATGACACACATAGAAGGTCTTGGCAACACCTTAAGGTTTTGACCACAGAAATTATCCAGTGTGGACAACAGTgattttcctgttctcttcttCCCTTCGCAGAGAGTCCAGTATATGTCACCAGCACTGCCCATCTCTTTCAGAGAGTTATTCCTGTGTGACCATTCCTCCCCAGAACATTTTATACAaccttggagaagagaaggctgcgtggagacctcatagcagccttctagtatctgaagggggcctacaggggtgctggtgagggactcttcattagggactgtggtgataggacaaggggtaatggattgaaacttaaatagcagaggtttggattggatataaggaagaaattctttactgtgagggtggtgaggaactggaatgggttgcccagggaggcagtgttcaagaccaggttggatgaagccttgggtgatatggtttagtgtgaggtgtccctgcccatggcagtggggttggaactggatgatcttatggtcctttccaaccctaactattctatgattttataatgaTCATATCCTCATTGTGTCAATATATAGGAGAGAGGTCATATCTTCCCTTACACCGTGGCCCTGGATGACACCTGTTCCTTCAACTCCTTTTGGATTCTCTTCAGTTCCAGGCCTTGGAAAAAGTacttggagaagggaagggcAAGGACCAGTTAAGGGCTATAACACACAATCAGAGCCTTATACAGGTGCATGTTGGCCTGCCTAGAAATATATTCCAGTGGCTTGATGTCTAGACTCATAAACTAGTGGCTTCTCCAGGCTTGCTTGTTGATCACATGTTCCTTGGGGAAGTTCTGAAAAAAACTATGTGTGTTCTGATAACACCACACTCCCATTCACCACACCGTATCTCTTAGAATGACTGAAGCCCCTGAAAGTACTCAGCTCCTCCATGCACAAGAGAGGTCAAAAACCGGCTTTACCATGCATCTTTTTCCCATTTAGgaaatcccattttcccctaCCTAGATTAAATAGGAATTTCAGGAGAGAAGGAACACGAGGAGACTCAAACTACAGTGCAGCATAACTTTTAATTATTctaaagagagaaacaaagcagtGCATCCTGGAAGAGACGCAGTCCAGGATGCTACAAGGGCACTCAACATTCAAACACCtcttcacagaaacagaatatgTATATTCCTGCCACACCCATGAGGAAAGGGTGATGAAAAGAGACGTTCTCCTCTTGCTTCAAGATGAACTCATGGCACAGGAAAACAGGAGGCAACAGGGACCCATaatgcagagaagaaagcaggagaCGAAGACAGCAGCTGGCTGTGATTCCAGACACCACAGGCTGGCACCTTCCATGTCTCCCTCCTTTGCAGGAGGACACAAGGATGCTCAACCCATCTGGGAACTCTGGCCAGCAGCAATGTCCTCAGTCCGGCACCTGGCTTTGGGTTTCCTGGTCCACACACTCACTGGagacatccagcctggctttagCAGGGCAGGCTCCTTCTGCCACAGTAGCGGCCACCAAGACCAGAGAGGCTGAAGCCCCCAGAGTTGATGGGCACTCCCTCCTCACTCAGGAtgctgccaacagcagcagaggtggaGGATCCCACAGTGGTGttctgggggaaggagctgaggatgggtccAGGCAGGGTCACCACCACGGGAGAGGGCTGGATCACCACGCGGgagtcctggcactgcctgacacagggctcgttgcagctgttggccagtGGGGTTGGCCCACAGGGACGGCACAGATCATAGCAGGACATGGCTGTGGGATGGAGGTGGACCTGGAAGAGAGGGCAAGGAAAGCACAGGCAGCGTGTGAGGGGCAGCCTGACAGCCCTCTCAGCCAGAGCAAAGATACAGGcttgggagcagggagagcctCAGTAGGGAGAAAGAGAAGTTAAAGAATCCTGAACccaaaacaggaatgaaaaccaAAGATGTTTCAATACCTCTCATAGTGGGGGCTAAAAGTCCAAGGTAAGGAGTGTGAAAGGATCAAGACTCTCAGCAAGAGTTTTAA is a window of Melopsittacus undulatus isolate bMelUnd1 chromosome 20 unlocalized genomic scaffold, bMelUnd1.mat.Z SUPER_20_unloc_1, whole genome shotgun sequence DNA encoding:
- the LOC106023578 gene encoding feather beta keratin-like, whose protein sequence is MSCYDLCRPCGPTPLANSCNEPCVRQCQDSRVVIQPSPVVVTLPGPILSSFPQNTTVGSSTSAAVGSILSEEGVPINSGGFSLSGLGGRYCGRRSLPC